The following proteins are co-located in the Malus sylvestris chromosome 13, drMalSylv7.2, whole genome shotgun sequence genome:
- the LOC126596052 gene encoding DNA-directed RNA polymerase V subunit 7-like, producing the protein MFYEVELFREVAVLPENLDQDRLVSTRTVVTRLLEDLLREKADKDLGYFLAVTGLKRIGKGEVVDNSGDVFFPVVFNCRMFLPCKGEIMEGVVHHIYRLGVFLRCGPINYVFLSARKMPNFRYVAGESPVFLNDDLAKIEKDVVIRFKVLGVRWIEIRDDIRKEFVMLASLEGDSLGPLTLPGPDGLDL; encoded by the coding sequence ATGTTTTATGAAGTGGAATTGTTCAGGGAAGTGGCTGTCCTTCCTGAAAATCTAGACCAAGACAGACTTGTATCTACAAGGACCGTTGTAACACGGCTTTTGGAGGATTTGTTAAGAGAGAAGGCAGACAAGGATCTCGGATACTTTCTCGCGGTCACTGGCTTAAAGAGGATTGGGAAAGGAGAGGTTGTAGACAACTCAGGAGACGTGTTCTTCCCTGTAGTATTCAATTGTCGCATGTTCCTACCTTGCAAGGGAGAGATCATGGAAGGAGTAGTTCATCACATATACAGGCTTGGGGTTTTCTTGAGATGTGGACCTATAAATTACGTTTTTCTCTCCGCTCGGAAAATGCCAAACTTCCGCTATGTTGCTGGCGAAAGTCCAGTTTTCTTGAACGACGACCTTGCAAAGATAGAGAAGGATGTTGTAATTCGTTTCAAGGTGCTGGGAGTCAGATGGATAGAGATTAGGGATGATATAAGAAAGGAGTTTGTGATGCTTGCCAGTTTAGAGGGCGATTCGCTTGGTCCCCTTACGTTACCTGGTCCTGATGGACTGGATTTGTAA